A segment of the Mustela nigripes isolate SB6536 unplaced genomic scaffold, MUSNIG.SB6536 HiC_scaffold_6051, whole genome shotgun sequence genome:
TCACAGCAATGGCGACAGGCTCCCGCTGGAAAGAAGTGCATGATGATGTTTTGTAGGGTGCAGGCCTCGAGGCAGCAGACTGCGGGACACTAGGCCGGGTCGGGTTGGTCAAGCCTGGGCGGGTGGGATTGGTTGAAATTGGCCGAGCTGGTCTGGCAGGACCTGTCAAGGAGGCAGGAGTCGGCCGGGATGAATTGACTGCAACAGGCCGAGCTGAGCTAGTAGAACCAGGCCGGGCAGGGTAAGGCACGGCAGACCGATGTGACGCCAGAGACTGTGGCCTCCGAGGAACAGGTCGAGCTTGAGGCTTCTCATAGGTTGGAAAAGGCAAAGGCACCAACTTGACCTTCCCAGGAGGTGGAAGCTCATACTGGGATGGAGATGGACACTCATTGTCAGCACCTCTGTCTAGTTTCTGGACTTTGACTTGTTTTTTCTCAGGACCTTTGCCCTCACGTGGTGTATCAAGCCATGGTTTGATAGCTGGGGGTCGCTGGGCATTTTTTGAGTTGCCGGAGCTTACCAGGGCCCGGGAGGAAGGCAGCCCGGTTTTCTTATCACTCTTCTTCCCCAGAGCATGAAAAACCTGCACAGACTCCAACATGTGCATGCCTAGGCAACTTCGAGGCTTCTTAAAGCTCTCTTGGATAAGCTCGGGTTGATTTTTCTTCCGCTTCCCCTTGGGAATGGTTGGCTTCTCTTCTGCCTTGACTTTGTTTCCAGACTGCTTACTCTCTTCTGCTTTCTTGGGATTGTTTTCTCTGGTCCTTTTGGTCTTTTCCTGCCCATGGCTCTTTGTTTTGCTGGTCCTGCTGGATGCTGCTTTCTGAGACTTGCTGTTGGAATGCTTGGCCCTGTTCACAGGAGCCCTGTCACCGTCTGCAACATTGCAAATAATCACTTCTTCCCCTAACAGGCACTCTGGGTTCTTTGCCTGGATTTTGGTCTTGGGAGCATCGTTGATCGGCTCGGTGGCTTTGTGTTTGTTCTTCCTGACGTGATCAGAGGGAGCCTTTATGACACTTGGCTTCTCTTGCACCTGTTTCAACTTGTTGACTCTGGTATCTTTGGCTTTCATAACCTTGGGACCTTTGGCTTCATCAAGGTCTTTCAAGGAATTAAAGAGCTGGGGAAGATGAATGTCCTCCACCAGTGTAGCAATGTCTGCAAAACCACTGCTAGATTCGATCCCATTTTCAAGGGTCACTTGGTCTTCAAGACCCAGGGCATTTTTTCCCAGATCGGTGTTTTCAGAAACAGGCTTCTCCTCCTGGCCCAGGGGATCGATGCAGGCCAGGAGCTGGTGAATATCAGGAATTTCTAAAGGAAGTAGGGGAGGATCTTGGTTTTCTATTGGGATCTGATAGACATCCAGAGGCTTTGAAAGCTTGGTTTTAATATCATCCAAATTCTTATTCTCTGTTTGTTCCTGGCTTGGAGCTGGAGGCAATGCCAGGACATTATTGGAACTCTGGACTGGAGCTATCATTGAGATGTCTCCAAGCTCAGGTGGTGGGTTACTTTCAAGGATCTGGATATTTCTGCTACTGCGGGACTTGGAGAATTCTGGAGTTTGTGGCAGACAATATGTCTGACTTGGAGGTTGTAATCCCAGGGaagcctccatccccagggaaGTCTCCATCACTACAAAGGAATCAAGGAAAAAGTCATTCCCTGGTAAGTGAGATGCTCCCCCCCTAGACACTAACACAGGAATTATGCACCTTCCAGCAATGGGCAGGGCAGTTCTACCAGCCTTTCTTAAGAATCAAGGACAGCAGGGTATGCTAGGAGATACAGGAGGTGACTTCTAGTTCTTACAGGTGATCATTTGGTGTCATTGGttcttggttttctttgtattttataggGTTGTTATAAGTCAAATACGTAAAGTGgtttttatattatgaaattttCAACAAAGCCTAGCCTTCTCATATAGAGTCACTTTAAGTTTCTCCCCTTTCCCTAGAGAATAAGAATGCTTCACACTGTGAACT
Coding sequences within it:
- the LOC132009166 gene encoding uncharacterized protein C2orf78-like, producing METSLGMEASLGLQPPSQTYCLPQTPEFSKSRSSRNIQILESNPPPELGDISMIAPVQSSNNVLALPPAPSQEQTENKNLDDIKTKLSKPLDVYQIPIENQDPPLLPLEIPDIHQLLACIDPLGQEEKPVSENTDLGKNALGLEDQVTLENGIESSSGFADIATLVEDIHLPQLFNSLKDLDEAKGPKVMKAKDTRVNKLKQVQEKPSVIKAPSDHVRKNKHKATEPINDAPKTKIQAKNPECLLGEEVIICNVADGDRAPVNRAKHSNSKSQKAASSRTSKTKSHGQEKTKRTRENNPKKAEESKQSGNKVKAEEKPTIPKGKRKKNQPELIQESFKKPRSCLGMHMLESVQVFHALGKKSDKKTGLPSSRALVSSGNSKNAQRPPAIKPWLDTPREGKGPEKKQVKVQKLDRGADNECPSPSQYELPPPGKVKLVPLPFPTYEKPQARPVPRRPQSLASHRSAVPYPARPGSTSSARPVAVNSSRPTPASLTGPARPARPISTNPTRPGLTNPTRPSVPQSAASRPAPYKTSSCTSFQREPVAIAVTKPKSPPKAQSQYLLQDFSFQPIPWRKPNVPEPVMSKPITKEQRPEREAMKRQAQQERENAAKYTSVGKVQYFIEREKEMDISRYYGYAI